One Hermetia illucens chromosome 4, iHerIll2.2.curated.20191125, whole genome shotgun sequence DNA segment encodes these proteins:
- the LOC119654209 gene encoding uncharacterized protein LOC119654209 isoform X2: MATAEAFIPALDEYCLEHIFSFLEILDQLNVAKVCLEFKTIIKRLIVNKEFDFNTIYECTSLPFAIETFTEYGSIIKKIFMQFDAVEDMVPFYYLVPEHCHNIEEVQFNFPYYVDDEIMEMMFKASKNIKVLFCNARELYDGHSLFISELKELEALNIKENRDVTGMHLNKLTKLKDLNIQGCTEFESKHFIDICKATKLTKLNITECLQLDGAAFETLLETQTDLEEIGVSHCYPNANIDIVTRLPKLRHVFIKYLCQRNGIHKESDLINLLAKYHPDSIDTLVMTRPENLTKALRGGVLKFKNLRKVSFLADEDLDDAFLSEISRNCTNLEEVDISESENVTNEGIIELVKNLQGLRRLDLRRCDQFDQSLYAKLIEVKTECNDFKHLKVFVWGTQFNQREFESCEKYLSFKKFVEVSFDFKY, from the coding sequence ATGGCAACCGCTGAAGCATTTATTCCCGCATTAGACGAGTACTGCTTAGAGcatattttcagttttcttgaAATTCTCGATCAACTAAATGTAGCGAAAGTCTGTCTTGAATTCAAAACCATAATCAAACGTCTTATCGTGAATAAAGAATTCGATTTCAACACAATCTACGAATGCACTTCACTACCATTTGCAATTGAAACTTTCACTGAATATGGTTCTATTATCAAGAAAATATTCATGCAATTTGATGCAGTCGAAGACATGGTACCATTCTATTACTTGGTTCCAGAACATTGTCACAACATCGAGGAAGTCCAGTTCAATTTTCCCTACTACGTGGACGATGAGATAATGGAGATGATGTTTAAAGCATCGAAAAATATCAAAGTGCTTTTTTGCAATGCTCGCGAATTGTATGATGGTCATAGTCTGTTTATCAGCGAACTTAAAGAGTTGGAAGCCCTCAACATAaaggaaaaccgggatgttacCGGAATGCATCTGAATAAATTGACCAAACTAAAGGACCTCAATATTCAGGGCTGCACTGAATTCGAATCAAAGCATTTCATCGACATTTGTAAAGCAACTAAACTGACAAAACTCAATATTACAGAATGCTTACAGCTGGATGGGGCTGCATTCGAAACCCTGCTTGAAACTCAAACCGACTTGGAGGAGATCGGAGTCAGCCATTGCTACCCAAATGCCAATATAGACATTGTGACCCGTCTGCCCAAGCTCCGTCATGTTTTCATTAAGTATCTATGTCAAAGAAATGGAATCCATAAAGAAAGTGACCTCATAAACCTTCTCGCCAAGTACCATCCCGATTCGATCGACACATTGGTCATGACCCGTCCAGAAAATCTAACCAAGGCACTACGTGGAGGTGTTTTGAAATTCAAGAATCTGCGCAAAGTATCCTTCCTTGCGGATGAAGACCTCGATGATGCATTTTTGTCCGAGATATCCAGAAACTGCACTAACTTAGAGGAAGTCGATATCTCGGAGTCGGAAAATGTTACAAATGAAGGAATTATCGAGCTTGTGAAAAATTTGCAAGGACTTCGTCGCTTGGATTTAAGACGATGTGACCAATTCGACCAATCGTTATATGCAAAATTGATTGAAGTTAAAACAGAGTGCAATGACTTCAAGCATCTGAAGGTGTTCGTGTGGGGTACCCAATTTAATCAGAGAGAATTCGAG